A portion of the Flavobacterium magnum genome contains these proteins:
- a CDS encoding fibronectin type III domain-containing protein, which translates to MKIKLLQLRTLCVMAFLCLYTATAEAEIRSAMPHSVLVAAAPVAVQATNVMNTTFGAQWTVVPGATSYRLDVSTTPFGQGNDNDFVFENLFVENVTYYTVTGLNPATPYYYRVRAIDADGASQNSNTIGLLTTDETTWDGIGWTDSAPTAGINAFVSGNYNTAPNGSFTSKNLTVTNDGSLTVASGTNITVVSTITNNAAASSFTIENNANLLQIAAVNTNAGAITIDRNALMRRLDYVYWSSPVAGQNLHDFSPETLANRFYTITEAGNNFTAVDPYVNNFSLAKGYVIRAPDVYANTPQSFNGHFTGTPHNGNLSIPVTLDGQGYNLIGNPYPSTINAASFLNANPGINTIYFWTHTVQGSAPGANYATINATGETAASSTTPESDTPNGTIQVGQGFVAYVNTAGNAVFNNNMRVANNADQFFRTAASERDRLWVGLTGEGAARSEILIGYVEGATNGVDNQFDAKQLLLEGTRLYSLIDTETPYVIQGKTSPFTDTDSVRLGFIAGQAGNYTIALGRLEGVFEGTQDIFLKDNQTGTITNLKSGGCNFFSEAGTFTNRFTLLYTSNNLGMAVPVTTENKIIAFRNNARIEIRSSEVAITEVSVYDTAGRLLYYTNQADGNKVRVPGLDASGALLLLRIGTADGHQVSKKMIF; encoded by the coding sequence ATGAAAATTAAATTACTACAACTGCGTACGCTGTGCGTTATGGCTTTCCTATGCCTTTACACAGCTACCGCCGAAGCCGAGATCCGTTCCGCAATGCCGCACAGCGTCCTTGTGGCAGCGGCACCTGTCGCCGTGCAGGCCACCAATGTCATGAATACTACGTTTGGCGCGCAATGGACCGTAGTGCCCGGCGCGACCAGTTACCGTCTGGATGTGAGTACGACGCCTTTTGGCCAGGGCAACGACAATGACTTTGTGTTTGAAAACCTGTTTGTCGAAAACGTAACCTACTACACCGTCACAGGCCTCAATCCTGCCACGCCTTATTACTACAGGGTACGGGCTATTGACGCAGACGGCGCTTCACAAAACTCAAATACGATCGGGCTGCTTACCACTGACGAGACTACCTGGGACGGCATCGGGTGGACCGACAGTGCGCCTACCGCCGGCATCAATGCCTTTGTAAGTGGAAATTACAACACCGCGCCGAACGGATCATTCACTTCGAAAAACCTGACCGTAACGAATGACGGCAGCCTGACCGTCGCCAGCGGAACGAATATTACTGTGGTTAGTACCATCACCAACAATGCGGCCGCATCTTCCTTCACCATCGAGAACAATGCCAACCTATTGCAGATCGCTGCTGTTAACACGAACGCCGGCGCGATCACCATTGACCGAAACGCCCTGATGCGCAGGCTGGACTATGTGTATTGGTCGTCACCCGTAGCAGGGCAGAACCTTCACGACTTTTCACCGGAGACACTGGCCAACCGCTTTTACACCATCACTGAAGCCGGTAATAACTTCACTGCGGTCGATCCGTATGTAAATAATTTCAGTCTTGCCAAAGGTTATGTGATACGTGCGCCCGATGTGTATGCCAATACGCCACAGTCCTTCAACGGGCATTTTACCGGTACGCCTCATAATGGCAATCTTTCGATTCCGGTTACTCTCGATGGGCAGGGGTATAACCTGATCGGAAACCCTTATCCGTCAACAATCAATGCGGCTTCGTTCCTGAACGCCAATCCGGGAATAAACACGATTTATTTCTGGACGCACACGGTACAGGGATCAGCACCCGGCGCCAATTACGCAACGATTAACGCCACTGGTGAGACGGCAGCCTCATCAACAACCCCGGAAAGCGATACCCCAAACGGAACCATCCAGGTCGGTCAGGGCTTTGTAGCGTACGTGAATACCGCAGGAAATGCAGTTTTCAACAACAACATGAGGGTAGCCAACAATGCAGACCAGTTTTTCAGGACAGCGGCGTCAGAAAGGGACCGTTTATGGGTTGGCCTTACCGGAGAAGGGGCGGCACGCAGTGAGATCCTGATTGGCTACGTAGAAGGCGCGACGAACGGGGTTGACAATCAGTTTGATGCAAAGCAACTGCTTTTGGAAGGTACCCGTTTATACAGCTTGATCGACACCGAAACGCCTTATGTCATTCAGGGGAAGACCAGTCCATTCACAGATACTGACAGTGTCAGGCTGGGTTTCATTGCTGGGCAGGCCGGCAATTATACGATCGCCCTGGGGAGACTCGAAGGCGTTTTTGAAGGGACGCAGGATATTTTCCTGAAAGACAACCAAACGGGAACAATCACAAACCTCAAATCAGGTGGCTGTAATTTTTTCTCTGAGGCAGGCACGTTCACTAACCGCTTCACTTTATTGTATACCAGCAACAATCTCGGTATGGCTGTACCCGTTACCACAGAAAACAAAATCATTGCCTTCAGGAACAATGCACGGATAGAGATCAGGTCGTCAGAAGTGGCGATAACAGAAGTATCCGTGTACGATACCGCCGGCAGGTTGCTGTATTATACCAACCAGGCTGACGGCAACAAAGTGCGGGTCCCCGGGTTGGACGCATCGGGCGCGCTGCTGTTGCTGAGGATTGGCACAGCCGATGGCCACCAGGTCAGTAAAAAGATGATCTTTTAA
- the cphA gene encoding cyanophycin synthetase, which translates to MKILKTQVLRGPNVWSNYRNRLIQVRLDLEDKEDSPTDTIDGFCTRLKTLLPGMITHECSEGRRGGFFERVERGTWLGHVMEHIALELQSMAGMEAGYGRTRSTSTKGVYNIVFTYEVEEAGLYAVEAAFRIVNALCDNQPYDLDADITELRLLKRRFGLGPSTLSIVQEAAARGIPWTRLGKNSKIRLGYGKNQKQFQATITCNTSNTAVNIAGDKDSTKKLLAQAMIPVAAGDVCQTEEGLKEITDRIGFPIVIKPLHGNHGKGATIGIDDLEAAKTAMAAAKVYGQYVIVERYITGTDFRLLVIDGKFVAAAKRIPAHIVGDGISDITSLIASVNSQPGRGEGHEAPLTRIKYDQDTALQLSKYGYTPDSIPLQGETVYLKSTANISTGGTAEDVTDRIHPENIFMAERIAKIIGLDICGIDIMATDLSVPMRKSGGVVLEVNAAPGFRMHLEPSAGKPRNVAKAVVDMLYPPGTPSTIPLFAVTGTNGKTTTTRLIAHMAKTTGYQPGYTTTDGIYIGDYRIKEGDTTGPDSGRVVLSDPTVDFAVLETARGGLLRGGLCFDQCDVGVITNIQEDHLGLNDIEDLQDLAQVKAVVARSVKENGWAVLNAEDLYCERIANRIDCNIAFFSMDETLPLIQRRIARGRPVAVLSGENIVIIKGTERIIIDSVFNMPLTENGSCRFMIANILAASLAAYCGGLPVAQIRQALRTFVPSYETTPGRMNLFDMGQYKVLVDYAHNPHGLLALKDYLSHFDAPRKVGIIAGIGDRRDEDTIAFAAIAAGMFDHIIVRQEHSLRGKTIDQINALVVQGIESSGRVIPYDLVPDESDAIAFALNMAADGDLIVALSDAHQKVVEIITETQKALSEIPAIQATAPVLT; encoded by the coding sequence ATGAAAATTTTGAAAACCCAGGTGTTGCGCGGACCCAATGTCTGGAGCAATTACAGGAACAGACTCATACAGGTCAGGCTCGACCTCGAAGACAAAGAAGACTCCCCTACCGATACTATCGACGGATTTTGCACAAGACTTAAGACGTTGCTCCCCGGCATGATAACGCATGAATGCTCAGAGGGCCGGCGTGGTGGATTCTTTGAGCGTGTCGAACGCGGCACCTGGCTGGGCCACGTGATGGAGCACATCGCACTCGAGTTACAGAGCATGGCCGGAATGGAAGCGGGCTATGGCAGGACACGCAGTACCAGCACCAAAGGCGTTTACAATATCGTATTTACCTATGAAGTTGAGGAAGCCGGGTTGTATGCTGTGGAGGCTGCCTTCAGGATTGTCAATGCGCTTTGCGATAACCAACCCTATGACCTCGACGCCGACATCACAGAACTCCGATTACTCAAGCGCCGCTTCGGATTGGGTCCGAGTACGCTGTCCATCGTGCAGGAAGCCGCAGCCAGGGGCATTCCATGGACAAGGCTCGGGAAAAATTCGAAAATACGGCTCGGGTACGGCAAAAACCAAAAGCAGTTCCAGGCGACCATTACCTGCAATACATCCAATACCGCGGTAAATATTGCCGGCGATAAGGATTCGACCAAAAAGCTTTTGGCCCAGGCGATGATTCCCGTCGCAGCAGGCGATGTATGCCAAACCGAGGAAGGGCTTAAAGAAATCACCGACAGGATCGGCTTCCCGATTGTCATCAAGCCATTGCATGGGAATCATGGAAAAGGCGCCACAATCGGGATTGATGATTTGGAGGCTGCCAAAACTGCCATGGCAGCAGCAAAGGTCTACGGACAATATGTTATCGTTGAGCGATACATCACCGGCACTGATTTCAGGTTACTCGTTATCGACGGCAAATTTGTGGCTGCAGCCAAAAGGATCCCCGCACATATCGTGGGCGACGGCATTTCGGATATCACTTCACTCATAGCATCGGTTAACAGCCAACCGGGTCGCGGGGAAGGTCACGAAGCGCCGCTTACGCGGATAAAATACGACCAGGACACCGCTTTGCAACTCAGCAAATACGGATACACACCCGACAGCATCCCCCTTCAGGGAGAAACCGTGTACCTGAAATCGACTGCCAACATCAGCACGGGAGGAACGGCTGAAGACGTAACGGACCGCATACACCCGGAAAACATATTCATGGCAGAGCGCATTGCCAAAATCATCGGACTTGACATTTGCGGGATCGATATTATGGCCACTGACCTTTCTGTACCCATGCGAAAAAGCGGCGGTGTAGTCCTCGAGGTAAACGCTGCTCCGGGTTTTCGGATGCATTTGGAACCCTCTGCGGGTAAGCCGCGCAACGTCGCCAAAGCCGTAGTCGATATGCTATACCCTCCCGGGACGCCGAGTACCATCCCATTATTTGCTGTCACAGGCACCAATGGCAAGACCACGACGACCCGACTGATTGCACATATGGCGAAGACAACCGGGTATCAGCCCGGTTATACCACTACCGATGGCATCTACATTGGCGACTACAGGATCAAAGAGGGCGATACTACCGGTCCTGACAGTGGCCGTGTCGTACTGAGCGATCCTACGGTCGATTTTGCAGTACTGGAAACAGCGCGCGGCGGATTGTTGCGTGGCGGACTTTGCTTTGACCAATGCGATGTTGGTGTCATTACAAATATTCAGGAAGACCACCTCGGATTGAATGATATCGAGGACCTGCAAGACCTAGCGCAGGTCAAGGCCGTTGTAGCTCGCAGTGTTAAGGAAAACGGCTGGGCAGTGCTGAATGCGGAAGATCTGTACTGCGAAAGGATTGCAAACCGTATCGACTGTAACATCGCTTTTTTCTCTATGGATGAAACGCTTCCGCTGATTCAGCGTCGGATTGCCAGAGGCAGGCCCGTTGCCGTACTCAGCGGTGAGAACATCGTGATTATCAAAGGTACGGAACGGATCATCATTGATTCGGTTTTCAATATGCCGCTCACCGAAAATGGAAGCTGCCGGTTCATGATAGCCAATATACTGGCCGCATCGCTCGCCGCCTACTGTGGTGGCCTGCCCGTCGCGCAAATCCGACAGGCACTGCGCACGTTTGTGCCCAGCTATGAAACCACCCCCGGACGTATGAACCTGTTCGACATGGGCCAGTACAAAGTGCTCGTTGACTACGCGCACAACCCGCACGGACTACTGGCATTGAAAGACTACCTTTCACACTTTGATGCACCGCGTAAGGTGGGTATCATTGCAGGCATTGGTGACCGAAGAGATGAAGATACCATCGCATTCGCGGCCATTGCAGCCGGCATGTTTGATCACATCATTGTGCGGCAGGAACACAGCCTGAGAGGAAAAACCATAGACCAGATCAATGCGCTGGTGGTACAGGGAATCGAATCTTCGGGCAGGGTTATCCCATATGATCTGGTCCCGGACGAGTCGGACGCCATCGCCTTTGCACTGAACATGGCTGCGGACGGCGATCTGATTGTGGCACTCAGCGACGCGCATCAGAAGGTCGTTGAAATCATCACGGAAACACAGAAAGCGTTATCCGAGATACCAGCGATTCAAGCTACTGCGCCTGTACTGACTTAA